GAGTGCTTTGATTGCAGATTCTTTGGGTCCATTACCGATTGCCTTCATTATTTTGTCCGGTCCTGAGCACATAAATCTCCGTCCCCTAGAATCCTCATACTCAAAACCTACAAATGCCCTTGCAATGTCATCTCTTCTACGTCCCCGCCCCATTACTACAGAATTTCTTTTTCCAGGGATGGACTTGTTGGGAGCTGGCCAAGAGTTTGTGTCAAGGTCACTTTCATCTTCTGGCTTAGTGCGAATAACAATGTCCCAAGGCATCAAGTAACTTGTTCCTGGAATAAAGCCAAGATGGTCTAATCCAGTGTGGAAATTGTAGGATTTAGCAGGACCAAGTTTTACCAAAGCCCAACTAGAGAATTTAGGTAAAAGTCCTTTTGGTGAATTTAAATGTACCATGCCAGGCAGATATTCTACAGTTGAGGCTTGACGATCTACTAAActtggccttttttcaaccttcTCATCTGTCCCATGGCCCGAAGCTTCTGTATTGTCCCCTCCTGCCTTTGGGCCCTCTGGGAATGTGCCCAAACTGTCAGTGGATTGGCCCAGGCTTAGAGCTAAACTTAGGCTAGTACTTTCTCCCTGAGTTTGTGGCTCCTTATCCTTCATCTTTTCTCCTTCAACTTCACCATCATGTGCAGCAGGTGAAGCCTCATTTTTTGCAGGAGCTGGGTCAGGTGTGCTGGGCTGGAATATGGGGAAGGTGATGTGATCCAACTTTCCACAACATTTTTCTTCCAGTATCTGTTGAATGCATAAACACTCTGTTTAAAGTTTAAAGTGTGGAATAACCACAgtacatttatacatttgtaGATTAAATGAAAAACAGTATCATGATTTCTGAGTGACATATAATTAGACGCAGAGATACAGCACATGAATTTGTCCACTTGCATATTCAAATTTTATcaaatttaaaaatagttttaaaaaatgttcaatttTATTCTCCAGTGCTTTAAAGTTACATGACTTTGAGACTAACAGTGCTGACTGACCCCATCCCCCATGGGCACAGTGACAGGAATCAGCTAGTCATTACACAGACAGCAGATTTTggaccccaaaccccccctaCTCAAATGGGCCAAAATCCACCAAATTTGCACACtgaattcatgtaaaaaaaaatttaaattaaaaaactcAGCATTTATTGTCAAAGAAAGCCGGGCAATAGGCAAAACACTCCTCAGGCAAGGTGCTctttgcaaatttaaaaaaatatctctTACTGAGGACAACGAATAATGAAACAGAATACTGATGTGACTTAGTAGTGTAAGATAATTAGTATGTAATGCTGTTTTTGAATATTGGATACATTTATGATtcatttggtgcacaaaacaatgTTTCATGTGAGATACTGCCTAccatggatttcttactattgagtgctattctgatatctactgggagctgctatcttgctaccttcccactgttctgctgattggctgctgggaggggggtgatatcactccaacttgcagctcagcagtaaagtgtgactgaagtttataagagcacaagtcacatggctgtggcaccctgggaaatgaatggCTATATGTCTGCATGACCGTGAATATAATGTATTTCAGATCAATACTATAATATTGCAAAACAGTTATTTCGAAATGTAATGTgctaagaaaaaaaacccacaatataTAACATATTGTAAAAAAACATATCATAAACCAAGCACACATCAAGCAAATGCATGTTGCTGGGCCGCATTTATATTAACTCCATCATTACAATCCTGAAAAGTGTCCCTTATTTGCATAGATTATACATACTAATTTTTCCTAAATATAAAGGATTTAAATCACAAATTATACAGTACCTGATAAAAATCATAGTTTGCACTTTTTATGTCAAATGGATCTTCTCGTGGTgcctgtttttttccacaattacaGCTGCCTGTGGAACGCGCCCGACTGTTGTGGAAGAGGATTGGTGGATTTCTCTCTGGTTCAATTTTTTCCCCTAAAATTgagaaaaagtatttttatttaatattggttctttttttaaaaatctgaaatatgaAGAAACATACAACTATATTATATAACAGCACAGAAGCATAGCAAACTGCTAGATGCTCTCTAATAGAAAATCTAGTCTAATCTAGTCACTATTGTTATATAGTAAAAAGTATATTATGCATAGGAAAAATGACTTCATCTATATCCAAATCTTTATCTTCAGTGTATTTAATTCTGGTAAACTCCTAAAATTTGtagaattatatatttatgtatcacACCTgagctcttaaaaaaaaaaaaaaaaaataagcagtttAAAGCAATTTTAAAATTTCCTTATGTAAAAATCACACAGATAAATCCATAATAACTGATGCATATTCAGTGCCTATAGCACTTAGGAGACATGCTTCTGAACAAAATATAGTGGCAGGGAATCAAAAGTCATAAAACAAAGTATATGTATCAAAGAACAGAAATTAAAAATTCCTTAAAATGTCACACGTGGGGCTAAAACTAAACTGCTAAGGCCACAACTATGATGCTACCACTGCATGCAAGCACAAATAACATTCAGCCTAATTGTTCCTACCAAATGTATGGCTTAATCAGTCAACGTCTGGTAGTTTAGCAGAAGAATTAAATAACCTGTTTTTTGAGTCCATAGTTATTATTTTAATTGCTGCCAGCTTGGTATTACACTTTTAAATGGGAAAGCAAAGCTTAATACTGGGAAATTTCATTTGAATGAATAATTGTCAACAAACACTTGCATTAAAACAAATATGTAACACAACAGTACTTGCCTTATGTGCAGAGCAAATTAAGGTGCCCATTAAGTCACAGGCATAAGCAGAAAGTTTGGCTTCTCATAAACAGCAGCTGATAATTTTCCCTTCTTGCTCAATATGGCTTTGCTTCTCTCAAGCAAGTACACATATGGAACTAGCTAGACTTTAGTTTACATTTAGTAGCAAAAATTGTTTTATGTCATAAAAGGTCAAAGCTATGaattttgccaataaaataaaaactgaaacagGGTGAGGGATATACATATAACACTTAGGCTATTgcatatacattttaaataaagcacACTATGACAGCTGACTTTACCAGATTTAGGCAGCAAATGAAATTTGTGTACACAGTGTTGATCTGTCAAGCTCCTTTCTTCACAAAGCTGATGCCCACTGCTCCAGAACTTATAACAATCTTCATTAAGAACCatggcatatttatgaaaagcaGGTCCCCGGGCATGCTGGCTATATACTCGTAGGGCCTGGGCAAGCTGGTTTTTATGGACAGTTGTGGTGTAATTATGGGGCAAATTAGACTGATAAGCGCTATGTGCCATAGGTAGAGCTTTTTGGCATCTGTTTTCTGAGAACTTGGTGTCCGCATCCAGATAACCTTCTAAGACCTTCATGTTAGCAAGAAGCTTTGGGGGGAATCCACCAGGAAAAGCAGGGGGGTCATCATCTTTATTTTCAATGATAATTTCATACAGTTTTAAAGCCACACTAACCCACTTTTGGTATGTTGGGAGCTCAAAGTGAGATGGCTGTGGATTTCTTCCTACACTGTCATCAAATCCCTTTTTTGTGAGAACCAGCTCCACATGCTGGAACAGGAACTCTCTTAGGGTGCAGTCAACCAACTGACCAGATAGACTTGTGTTATTTTCAACCGTGAAAGACAGTTGGCGCGTGTGTCTCATCATTTGATAACGTCTAGGACCAGATATAGGTACCAAAGACTCTGTGTCTTTCAAAGTGCAATTGTGCCTCAAACCCTCCAGTAGCATGTTTACAGGATCTTCATCTTCATCGGCCACAATATACACAAAGGCCTGATTAGCAGGCACAGTGAATAGACAATTGATTGATTGGTTAGTCAGGACTCTGCTTTTTCTAAAGATGCGGTAGATCTGGTCTTCCAAAGCGTGCTGCAGTCTTCTCTTTGGAGAGTGCTTCTTGGGTTTCTCGTTGGTTTGTGGGCCTTGACTCTTTGGCTCTACTTTAAGAGCTCCGTTGAGCTGAAAGATAAAGAGCAGCCTGGGAGGACAAGGTCTGGCATTGAGTTTCCAGTCCAGACCCACAGCACAATCCTTTAAGCTTGGCTTCAGTGATGGCAACATCTTTTGCCTGAGACTATCCAAAGCCCTGAACAGTTTCTCATAGGTGATATCAAAGCAGCAGGTAGGGTGCACCAGAACCAGGATATGGCACACTGAGAATAGATAGAGCAGGTGCATGCAGTACAACTTCTCCTCATCCTTCCACCACTCGTGAGCCTCTGCATGGGACACTCCGCGGCTCAGCTCCTCACAAGCCTTCAGCAGCGAGCCCGTATCACTCAGCCCTGCCAGAAGGACGTACAGCACCCGGGACTCCTGCTCGTAATAGGTCTGGAAGAGACTACGCTCGGAGGGCCTCTCAGGGGCGCGGTGAAACAGCGGGAAAATGTGCCGGTCGCACAGAGAGTTTATGAGAGAGCATTTGTGCCAGCTGCCCTGGGCCAGCGCCGTCTTACCGAAAAGTCCCACAACGCAAACCTCCTCATCCTTCCAGGTTGGCTCCGTGTCCGCCCCTAGAAGGTCCCGTAACACTGTGGGACCCCCACACACCACCATCTTTTTGTATTGCTTGGGTAAACCTTAGTACTGTTTGGGGGACCAAATTCTCCACTGCACATTGATGGTGCAAAGTCGAAACCGTCCGTTCGGAAACAACTCCCGAGCGGAACGTTTTCGCTGAGCGTACTAGGTACCTGTCCGTAGCGCCCTCTAGTGACACATAAATAAGTGGCTGTTCGGGAAAGCTTCCTCTTGACAGATTCTGGACTGGATCTGCAGGTCACAAACGTGTAGAGTAGGCACAGAGGTATCTAAAGGACTAATGACCAACTCACAAGATTGTGGTGTATTTAGAGCTTGGAGTTTCTGCATACTCCAAGTTCTAGCTGTTATTCCTGTAGGTAGGCATATAGGATAAATGTTCTCCTTTTaacccagtggttctcaaccttcctaatgccgcgaccctttaatacagttcctcatgttgtggtgacccccaaccataaaattattcctaaaaccatcagaaatactgtatgtgttttccaatggtctttggCAACCCCTGTGATAGGgtcattcaacccccaaaggggtcccgacccacaggttgagaaccgctgttttaACCCAAAGAGTTTTATTAATTTCTGCTGTTTATGTTAATATCATAGTTTTCCAGGCCAGCTAGTTACCCCACATAAACCCCTAATTGGGTCTTTAGTTTTCTTTCTGTATGTAACATGGCttgctatatgtatgtatgtatgaatgtatgtatgtatgtattgctaTGTGTTCAattaacataaagaaaaatcttcagcacaccacttaaaCGTTCTCAAAAGGTGCTtgacctgaagaaggggtcacccccgaaagcttgtgctgtttgttcatttctgcaaataaattatttaaaggcattgccgacacactggtgtgcttcttcccctttgcaaagatacatgtaTTGCTATATGTAACATGGATTCCTATACATTTCAGAACACCAACTTCATAGTTATTCCCTTCGTTTCACAATTAAATGTTAGACAGGCATGTGTCTGAAAACTTTATTTATTGCTGACACATCAGTTACAAGCAAAATTTTCCATATGGTACTTGGGGGTTTTGTTTAGGAAAACCAGCAGTCTCTTGCTAAATCTGACCATACATATACCAATACATTTGTTTGAGACCCCATGATTACAACCCATATGCATGTACTATAGATGCCAGGCAATAATTTGATTGGGCCTGTTTTAAAATCTTATCTAGTGATGCAACATATCTGCAAATGTATGCTTGTATCAGAAGCTGAGAAATAAGAGCCACAGCTTCTCTCTCCTTTCCATTATTCCCACTATTATTTCTATTTAATCCCATGATGTTATAGTCATTACAGGGTGAATGTACAAAACTCAGTCTTAGGACAAATCATTATCTTTCATTCTAAAAATGAATGAACCTCACAGGAGCTTATAATAAGGatgtatacagtattttaaattaTCATATGTCACAAATGCAAAGCTATGCAAAAATAACATGAATTTTAGTTATACACTAATTGGCAAATGTATATGTGAACTGTGAAGGACAAATTGAAGAAACCCAGTTTTATCAGTTTTCCTATTAATCAAAACTTTCCTGAGCACTACCACCTCTGCAGTAAGGAATGCACAAAAAGGGGATAGTACAAATGCTTAATTCCCAATGCAAAgcacacaatgaaaaaaaatgaccccatttatttcctcacttgtataTGTAATAGTTAaattcaaaattgtttttttttttcttttcctttaatatggttCAGTGATGCTAGGGAATGCAcagaagagttgaacttgatggtcagttgtcttttttttttttggtgatcaGACACAGCAATGCTTAGGTGTTAAGTTTTAATACAGCCAGAGTTGCCACCAAGCCATTGAAACACCTGAAGGCTGGGgttagtattacaaatttactgacaaCATACAACCCATTTCCAAAAATGTTGCAACAGTGTGTATAATATAAGAGAATAGAATGATTTaccaattatttaaaaactagaCAAGATATTAGatgttaaaagattttttttttttttaaataaatgcttgttttaaatttgatggcaacataatgtttaaaaaaaggtgGGACAGGAGCATGTTAACTGTAAATGTtggcactataaaaataaataataatggtaTAGAAATACATCATTCAAGGAAGGGTCAGTACCTGCCCTGCCACGTATCAGGAAGTAAATTTATGCCAAAAACTGCCCCTCATTACCATGTCTCACTTTTTATTTGCCACACCTGTTAAAGTGGCACCTGTTCAGGGAGATCTGATTAGAATCTTTCATCATGGTAGAAGTGGTACTAAAGTTGGATGCTTTAGCTACTGACTAGCTGCTCCAGTGTTGTGtaagttcattttttatttccctgATATCTGGTCTTGAAAACAATGGTTAACATAATATATAAGACAGTATTTTGTTCTCTTTAAAAAGACATGtgaaccaagaaaataatttttgcctaataaggaataaaatattaacattaatGAAATTTTAgcgtcacagagcaatagttgtttgtcTGCCATGTTTAgtaaccctcatttgaaagctggaaaagatgtagaagatgaaggcaaatcatgcaaatactaaaataaataaataatgaaaaccaaagttgctagaaataggtaATTCTGTaaccaaaagttaacttaaagaggAATACCCCCTTTAAACACAAT
This sequence is a window from Xenopus tropicalis strain Nigerian chromosome 2, UCB_Xtro_10.0, whole genome shotgun sequence. Protein-coding genes within it:
- the smg8 gene encoding protein smg8; this translates as MVVCGGPTVLRDLLGADTEPTWKDEEVCVVGLFGKTALAQGSWHKCSLINSLCDRHIFPLFHRAPERPSERSLFQTYYEQESRVLYVLLAGLSDTGSLLKACEELSRGVSHAEAHEWWKDEEKLYCMHLLYLFSVCHILVLVHPTCCFDITYEKLFRALDSLRQKMLPSLKPSLKDCAVGLDWKLNARPCPPRLLFIFQLNGALKVEPKSQGPQTNEKPKKHSPKRRLQHALEDQIYRIFRKSRVLTNQSINCLFTVPANQAFVYIVADEDEDPVNMLLEGLRHNCTLKDTESLVPISGPRRYQMMRHTRQLSFTVENNTSLSGQLVDCTLREFLFQHVELVLTKKGFDDSVGRNPQPSHFELPTYQKWVSVALKLYEIIIENKDDDPPAFPGGFPPKLLANMKVLEGYLDADTKFSENRCQKALPMAHSAYQSNLPHNYTTTVHKNQLAQALRVYSQHARGPAFHKYAMVLNEDCYKFWSSGHQLCEERSLTDQHCVHKFHLLPKSGEKIEPERNPPILFHNSRARSTGSCNCGKKQAPREDPFDIKSANYDFYQILEEKCCGKLDHITFPIFQPSTPDPAPAKNEASPAAHDGEVEGEKMKDKEPQTQGESTSLSLALSLGQSTDSLGTFPEGPKAGGDNTEASGHGTDEKVEKRPSLVDRQASTVEYLPGMVHLNSPKGLLPKFSSWALVKLGPAKSYNFHTGLDHLGFIPGTSYLMPWDIVIRTKPEDESDLDTNSWPAPNKSIPGKRNSVVMGRGRRRDDIARAFVGFEYEDSRGRRFMCSGPDKIMKAIGNGPKESAIKALNTDMPLYMLSPSQGRGLKPHYAQLMRLFVVVPDAPVQIILAPQVQPGPPPCPVFVPEKQEITLPSDGLWVLRFPFSYASERGPCYSPKENQQLPSYKVMKGILRTVTQ